One Actinopolymorpha sp. NPDC004070 DNA segment encodes these proteins:
- a CDS encoding GNAT family N-acetyltransferase, whose amino-acid sequence MTIKIREATQAETAELARLRWRSTFERQPGPEPVDGLDDYVRSFSAWWERREDYVAVVAADGTRLVGVGFLALAGRVPVPGDLDRRTGDIQSVFVLPDYRGQGIGSMVVRALVDHGRERGCSRVTVHSGTRAVPVYERVGFQHDQHLMVHPLTD is encoded by the coding sequence GTGACCATCAAGATCCGCGAGGCGACGCAGGCCGAGACGGCCGAGCTGGCGAGGCTCCGCTGGCGATCCACCTTCGAGCGCCAGCCGGGGCCGGAGCCGGTCGACGGCCTCGACGACTACGTCCGGAGCTTCTCGGCGTGGTGGGAGCGGCGCGAGGACTACGTGGCCGTGGTGGCGGCGGACGGAACGCGACTCGTCGGCGTGGGGTTCCTCGCGCTGGCCGGTCGCGTGCCCGTGCCGGGCGACCTGGACCGGCGTACCGGCGACATCCAGTCGGTCTTCGTATTGCCGGACTACCGCGGCCAGGGTATCGGTTCGATGGTCGTACGCGCGCTCGTCGACCACGGCCGGGAGCGCGGCTGCAGCCGGGTCACCGTCCATTCCGGCACCCGCGCGGTCCCGGTCTACGAGCGCGTCGGTTTCCAGCACGACCAGCACCTGATGGTGCATCCGCTCACCGACTGA
- a CDS encoding anthrone oxygenase family protein, with protein sequence MRRRRLTGRLLTLAQLGHAHWFFGNLYEAVVRVPDRLAAGAECERAHSPLGPGSPLRYYVPAVPATFPASLAAVWSGWDDCPESRRWLVVAASCSISGAAVTAVLVPLNLRLFFATEQSPAAEREELLRTWYRLNALRLATTAAAWIATRQAAARITRIAR encoded by the coding sequence ATGCGCAGGCGACGGCTCACCGGGCGACTGCTGACGCTCGCCCAGCTCGGACATGCTCACTGGTTCTTCGGCAATCTCTACGAAGCCGTGGTCAGGGTTCCGGACCGGCTGGCTGCCGGCGCCGAGTGTGAGCGTGCGCATTCGCCGCTCGGTCCCGGAAGTCCGCTGCGCTACTACGTTCCCGCCGTTCCTGCGACGTTTCCGGCCTCGCTCGCCGCGGTCTGGTCCGGATGGGACGACTGCCCGGAGTCTCGGAGATGGCTCGTCGTCGCGGCCTCCTGCTCCATCTCCGGTGCCGCGGTGACCGCCGTTCTCGTACCCCTCAATCTCAGGCTGTTCTTCGCCACCGAGCAGTCACCGGCCGCTGAACGGGAGGAACTCCTGCGGACCTGGTATCGCTTGAACGCCCTACGGCTCGCCACCACCGCTGCGGCGTGGATCGCCACCCGCCAGGCTGCTGCCCGCATCACCCGGATCGCCCGCTAG
- the pyrH gene encoding UMP kinase — MSRYGRILIKLSGQAVAGAQNSGFSADALDHLAREVLRARDLGLQVAIVVGGGNVFRGSSADEWGIDRVEADSIGMLSTLINAILLRGKISALSDHDVRVMTAIPINSVAEPYIRLRALNHLSKGKIVVLACGIGQPYVTTDYPSVQRAAEIDADAILVAKHGADGVYESDPNVDKDARRYRSISYDRVLAQGLRVMDQAAFILARDQKLPLHVFDIDRAGVMAGICQGEEHGTYIAGDVPTEWA, encoded by the coding sequence ATGTCTCGGTACGGACGCATCCTAATCAAACTCAGCGGCCAGGCCGTGGCGGGCGCGCAGAACTCCGGGTTCAGCGCGGACGCGCTCGACCACCTCGCACGAGAGGTCCTGCGCGCGCGTGACCTCGGCCTCCAGGTCGCGATCGTCGTCGGCGGCGGCAACGTCTTCCGCGGGAGTTCTGCCGACGAGTGGGGCATCGACCGCGTGGAGGCCGACAGTATCGGCATGCTGAGCACGCTGATCAACGCGATCCTCCTGCGGGGCAAGATCAGTGCGCTGAGCGACCACGACGTACGCGTGATGACCGCGATCCCGATCAACTCCGTCGCCGAGCCGTACATCCGGCTTCGCGCGCTCAACCACCTGTCCAAGGGCAAGATCGTCGTACTCGCCTGCGGCATCGGCCAGCCCTACGTCACCACCGACTACCCGTCGGTCCAGCGTGCCGCCGAGATCGACGCGGACGCGATCCTGGTTGCCAAGCACGGGGCCGACGGGGTGTACGAGAGCGACCCGAACGTCGACAAGGACGCGCGCCGCTACCGTTCGATCAGCTACGACCGGGTCCTGGCGCAGGGCCTGCGGGTGATGGACCAGGCCGCGTTCATCCTCGCCCGGGACCAGAAGCTTCCCCTGCACGTCTTCGACATCGACCGGGCCGGGGTGATGGCCGGCATCTGCCAGGGCGAGGAGCACGGCACCTACATCGCCGGCGACGTCCCGACCGAATGGGCGTAG
- a CDS encoding class I SAM-dependent methyltransferase — MTTDWLADTRTSYDTVAASYAERLRGALAGAPYLRAGLAVFAELVHAAGDGPVADVGCGPGHVTAHLHALGLDAFGLDLSPAMIDVARRDHSGLRFEVGSMTELPLADSSVAGLVAFWSLIHVPDEVVPTVLGHFRRVLRPGGPLLLGFHVGDRSTLKTEGYGGHPMKVHVHRRRPEQVAEWVQGAGLTVSAQMLLGLDQSSPGALLFAHHGDA; from the coding sequence GTGACCACGGACTGGCTGGCGGACACCCGTACCTCCTACGACACGGTCGCGGCCAGCTACGCCGAGCGGCTGCGTGGCGCGCTGGCCGGTGCGCCGTACCTGCGGGCGGGGCTGGCGGTGTTCGCCGAACTCGTGCACGCCGCCGGTGACGGCCCGGTGGCGGACGTGGGCTGCGGGCCGGGTCACGTGACCGCGCACCTGCACGCGCTGGGGCTCGACGCCTTCGGCCTGGACCTGTCACCGGCGATGATCGACGTGGCCCGCCGTGACCACTCCGGGCTGCGGTTCGAGGTGGGCTCGATGACCGAGCTGCCACTCGCCGACTCCTCGGTCGCCGGCCTGGTGGCGTTCTGGTCGCTGATCCACGTACCCGACGAGGTGGTGCCGACGGTGCTCGGGCACTTCCGGCGGGTGCTGCGTCCGGGCGGTCCGCTGCTGCTCGGCTTCCACGTCGGCGACCGCTCGACGCTGAAGACGGAGGGCTACGGCGGCCACCCGATGAAGGTCCACGTCCACCGACGCCGGCCGGAGCAGGTGGCTGAATGGGTCCAGGGCGCCGGTCTCACGGTGTCGGCCCAGATGCTGCTCGGCCTCGACCAGAGTTCCCCGGGCGCGTTGCTGTTCGCCCACCACGGCGACGCCTAG
- a CDS encoding glyoxalase superfamily protein, with protein sequence MERAIPILPADDLRTARNFYVDGLGFAVTFEASEDGTTGLLGLERGTIRLTIDAPMSGHGRHACVSLEVDDADSYYDEWRQRVEIDGPPENEPWGARTFNVIDPAGNTLFVMGPTRQDDAA encoded by the coding sequence ATGGAGCGCGCCATCCCCATCCTGCCCGCGGACGACCTGCGTACTGCTCGGAACTTCTACGTCGACGGACTGGGGTTCGCGGTCACCTTCGAGGCGTCCGAGGACGGTACGACCGGATTGCTGGGGCTCGAACGCGGGACGATCCGCCTCACGATCGACGCCCCGATGTCCGGGCACGGCCGACACGCCTGTGTCTCGTTAGAGGTCGACGACGCCGACTCCTACTACGACGAGTGGCGGCAGCGGGTCGAGATCGATGGCCCGCCGGAGAACGAGCCGTGGGGTGCGCGCACGTTCAACGTGATCGACCCTGCCGGCAACACCCTCTTCGTGATGGGCCCGACGCGGCAGGACGACGCGGCCTAG